The DNA window GCAGCGAGGGAACACAGACCTGGCATCCGGCGCTGACGTTCTTTGGTTTCCGATACCTTTTACTGGACGAATTTCCGGGAGAAGCAACGCCGGAACAGTTCCGGGGAATCGCGGTGTATTCCGATATCCGAAAGACAGGAGAAATCCAGACTTCGGATCCGGCTCTGAATCAGCTGATCTCCAATATTTTCTGGGGACAGAGAGATAACTTCCTGGATGTGCCGACCGACTGCCCGCAGCGTGACGAACGGCTTGGATGGACCGGGGATGCGCAGGTATTTACCAAGACTGCAAGCTATAATTTTGATGTGGAGCGATTTTTTACGAAATGGCTGCATGATCTGGCAGCGGATCAGATGGAGAATGGCGCAGTCGGTCATGTGGTTCCGGATTATCTGGTTGGCGGAAATGCCAGTGCCGCCTGGGCGGATGCGGCAACGATCTGTCCGTGGCAGATTTATCAGACATATGGCAATCCACAGATCCTGAAAGATCAGTTTACCAGCATGAAAAAGTGGGTGGATTATGTGACGAATCACACAACAACCCCATGTCTGTGGACTGGTGGAGAACACTTCGGCGACTGGCTCGGTCTGGATGCACCGCAGGGAAGCTATAAGGGATCGAGCAGAGAAGATTTTATCGCTTCAGCATTTTATGCACATTCGACAGAACTTGTGGTAAAGGCAGGGCATGTGATCGGGGAAGATGTGACGGCATACGAGGCGCTTCATGAAAACATCGTGGAGACCTTCCGAAACACTTATCCGGACTACCGGACACAGACGGAACATATTCTGGCGGTGCAGTTCGGACTGGCGGAGGACTGTCAGAAAACAGCAGATGCACTGGCACAAATGATCCGAGATGACGGCTGCCAGATGCGGACCGGATTCGTTGGAACGCCGTATATTCTGCATGTACTGAGCAATTACGGACATACGGATCTTGCCTATACACTGTTATGCAGAAAAGAATATCCGTCCTGGCTGTATGCCGTGGGAAAAGGTGCGACAACGATCTGGGAACATTGGGATGGCATCATGGAAAACGGGGAGTTCTGGAGTACTGATATGAATTCATTTAACCACTACGCATACGGCTCTGTGGCAGACTGGATCTATGAACAGGCGGCAGGTATCCGGGTAGTGGAGGAACATCCGGGATTTGAAAAAGCGTGGATCCAGCCAAAACCGGGAGATCAGCTGGAGTGGCTGGGAGCATCGATTGAGACCAGACACGGAAAGATCAGCTCCCGGTGGACGCACACAGACGATGCGATCCGGTACGAGATCGTAACACCGGTTCCGGCACAGATTGTGATCGGAGAAAAAGAATATGCTGTGGAGCCAGGAAAGTATATTTTCTGGGAATAACAAACATAGGCAGAAAAACATATAAAACAGGAAGCGAAAATTTTTTCGCTTCCTGAAGTAAAAATCATTTATTTTTTAGAGAGAGCCAGTATAATAGCTGTTAAATGAGCAAGGGTCTCTTTATCTATTTTAGTCAATGCTTCCAATAATTGCCGTGTAGTATCCGGCGATTCATTGTCATAATCAAAAAATTCTTTTGGAGTAATTCCCAAATATTCACAGATGTAGAAAAAAACTGTCATAGAAGGTAAATTATGTCCGTTTTCAATATTGTTGATGTACCCTGCATTTTGTCCAAGTGAAAGACTCATATCTCTGGCAGAGGCTCCTTTTTCCTGTCGAAGAGCACTAAGTCGTTTGGCAAAGTCTTCTTCTTGCATATCAGTGTATCACCTCCATACATAACCCAAATATAAATATAGCATTTAATATGACAGATATCCGATTGAAGAAGTAAATATCCGAATATTAGAAGCAAGTAGCTATATTTTACACCATACAAAAACTTAAATGTCAGATTTGACACGACATTGATAGTATTATCATTTATTAAACAGGATATTCGGAAAGGGTTAATAAATATAAAAAATAAATAAAATTTACCTGTCGGATAAAAGCATGGGAAAATCCTTAAAGATATAATGCTTAATCTGATATAATTTAAATAATAATTGATTAAACATGATAATATAAAGAAGTCGAAACAGATACCTGAATATAGAAGAAACAGGAGAAAGGAAGATACAAAGGATAAGAATATGAGATATCTTATGGCAGATCATACGGATGTAGGGATCAAAAAAAAGACAAATCAGGATTCTTACATGATAAAAGAAGCACAGACAAAACTTGGAAGAGTATTTTTCTGTGTTTTGTGTGATGGTATGGGCGGATTGGCAAACGGAGAATTAGCCAGTGCCGCCGTGATACGTGCGATGGAGCAATGGTTTGAGACAGATTTTCCTCAGATACTCCGGCAGGTCACGGATGTTGAGGAGATTCTGGAAAAAGTAAAAAATAACTGGTATGGAACTGCGAATGTACTGAATCTGCAGCTGGCACAGTATGTGGAAGGAACCGGTAAGCGGATGGGGACTACGATTGTTGCGCTGCTCATGATAAAAAATGAATATTTTATCATGAATGTTGGAGATTCCAGGGCGTATGCGATCAGCAATCAGGTATATCAGCTGACGAAAGATCAGAGCCTGGTGCAGCAGCAGATTGATCTGGGACGGGTTCGTCCGGAGGATGCGGAAAGACATCCGCAGAGAAATGTTTTGTTACAGTGTATCGGAGCATCGGAGGAGGTTCTTCCTGATTTTTACCGGGGAACTGTTTTGCCGGGAACCCTTTTCCTTTTGTGCAGTGATGGATTCCGGCATGAGATCAGTGAACAGGAGTTATTTATGCAGTTAAATCCTTCCGGATTGGTGAATGAGGAAAGAATGAAAGAACGGCTTGTATATCTGACAGAACTGGTGAAGTCCAGAAGGGAGATGGATAATATCTCTGCTGTTGCGATCAAGGCTGTGCAGGAGGGGTGAAGATGCTGGAAATAGGATCCGTCATAGATGGAAAATACAAGATACTGAACCAGATCGGTCAGGGTGGAATGAGTGTTGTATATCTGGCATTGAATGAACGCGCCAATAAGACATGGGCGATCAAAGAGGTCAGAAAAGACGGTGTACAGGATTTTGCCACAGTCAAACAGGGACTGATCGCGGAAACCGATACGTTAAAGAAACTGAATCACAAATATTTGCCAAGTATCATCGATGTTATTGATGATGAGGATACGTTCCTTATTGTTATGGACTATATTGAGGGAAAATCTCTGAATAAAGTCCTGAAAGAAAGCATGGAACAGACCGGACTGCCGATCGGGATTGAAGATGTGCTCTCCTGGGGGATTCAGCTGTGCGATGTGCTGAATTACCTGCATACGAGGGAACAGCCGATTGTGTACCGTGACCTGAAACCATCGAACATTATGTTGCGGCCGAACGGTGAGATCACACTGATCGATTTTGGTACTGCAAGAGAATTTAAAATAGAAAATATAGAAGATACCACGAGTCTCGGAACGCCCGGTTATGCGGCACCGGAACAGTATGGAAGTCAGAATCACAAGGGAAAAGCCCGTCCACAGAGCGACATTTACTGTCTGGGAGCAACACTGCATCATCTGATTACCGGACGGAACCCGGCGGAATCGCCGTTTCATTTTCTGCCGATCACGCAGTGCCGGACAACGCTTCTGGAGGAGACGCCGAGAGAATTCCGCAATGAACTGCTCGGACTTGAAATGATTCTTACCAAATGTACACAGCAGGAGCCGGAACAGCGGTATCAGAACTGTGCACAGCTGCAATATGATCTGGAACACCCGGAAGAACTGGGACTGCCGTACAGACGGAAACTGAAAAACAAGATGCTTGCATTTTCTGCAAGTCTGGCACTGGCGGCTGTGCTGGGAGCAGGATCTCTGACCGGCGCGGCACTGGCAAAGAACACAGAGACATCCGGGTACGACTACTATGTGGAGAGCGCACAGACAGCATCGACACAGGAGAAACTCATCTGTTATAAAAAAGCGATTGCGCTGAATCCGGAAGCGGAAGATGCGTGGCTGGGACTGGTGAATGCCGTCGGGGAAGACAATACATTCACCTCCGAGGAGGAAAGCTACATTCTTTCTATATTAAGTTCCCGGGACAACGGAAGAACGAAAGACAATAAAACACTGTTTCAGAAAAATGAGGCGGGATATGTACGGTTTGCCTATAACATGGGCATGCTCTATTACTATACGGAAGGAACCGGACAGAACAAAGCATCTGCCGGAGGTTGGTTTGATATCGTAAGCAAGGCAGATCTGAACAGTCTGGATCTCGGCGAGGATGAAGATAAGAAGACCGCATGGAAGACGAGATCGGATATTCTGGGTAAGATCAGTGCGTATAACAGTAAGATCGGACAGACAAACCAGGCGGGGGACGCGCAGGTTTCCTATAAAGATTACTGGGAAGATCTGATGGCTCTGATGAGTGATGATATCGCGGGACAGGATAATGTGATCACAGAACTTCGTCTGTACAACGAGATCGTATATCAGATTTGTACCCATTATGATGCATTCCGGGAAGCAGGTCTTACACAGAATAAGATGCAAGAAGCACTTGACCGGATCACGGAAGCGGTAAATGCGGCGGACGTGACAGACAATCCGGTGGCAAAGGAACTGAAAGAAAATATTCTGGATGCTGCCGTTCTCGGAGAAAAGCAGATTCAGGCAATGTTTGCGGCAAATGCGGTAACACCTTCTGAAGGAGGTGAGGAATGATGACAGTAGTAGCAACAGCTGTGCAGGGATTTGAAGAGAAATACGTCTTTTACAGAAATATTTTTCTGTACTGCGGAATTGCGGCACTGGTTTTTTTGGCAATTGCCATCATTTTATTCTTCGCATTGCGAATTCCGCAGGTCTTCGGTGAACTGACTGGAAGAACTGCGCGGAAAGCAGTGGAGGAAATGGTCAGCGGGCAGACACCGACCGTGAGGAAAAAGACCGCTAAAAAAACAAAAAGAAAGACAGACACAAAGCGGCCGGAAATCGAAGCCGGGCAGAAAAAACAGATCTACAGCGATCTGATCGGAGAAAATGACACACCGGTCCGGCTGGTCACACACGATGACATACCAACGCCAACTCTGATGCCGATGAGAGAAGAAGAAACAGAGATGCTGGACAGAACTGTGGCAGAAGGCGAGACAGAAGTACTCGAAACGGTTTCTTTAGAAGTGGGCGAACCGGAGACGGATGTATTACACCATGATGTGGACTTCGTGGTGATACGGAGTCTCGTGGAGATTCATACGGATGAGGTAATCGGGATATGAGAAAGAGAAAACGGAAAACTTTAAAATATATGAGATTATCGCTCCTTTGTTTCGGACTTCATGCCTGCTCCCTTTTTCTGGAGCCGTTTGCAATCAATGGAGAAAATGAAATGACGACTGCGGGGTATGCACTTGGAGGAATCTTCTGGGCATCGCTTCTGGCGGGGACAGTTCTTTTTGAAATCTGTCGGAGGAACCTGTCAGGAGATGCCGGTTACCGGGAGTGGAAACAGAAGAAGGTTCCGGGAATCTTTGGATTCTTTCGAACCAAGGCAGCACGGATTGTGGATCCGATTCTGTTACTGTCAATGGTCATCACCATCGTGAACAATCTGACGGGAAACATCCCGGAGGGGCTTCTTCTGGTGGTTCTGGCTGTTATGGTATTCACTTTTTATCTGCACATGATGGTAAATGGCAGAGTTTACAGATATATGACACTAAGTGAAAGGAAGGAAAAGAAAAGTGAAAACAAAGAAAATTAAGAGGGTACTGGCATTTTTCCTGGCAGTGGTCTTCGCCTTTTCTACCTGTATGACGGCAAGTCCGTATACGGTACAGGCAACGGAGGAGCCGAAGCTTTCGGTGAATGTAACCCTGGGGGATGGTGTATCGACAGAGGATCTGATTTTTGATGGTCTGAATCTGGAATTTACGGACAGAAATGATCAGGAAATAGGAAGTATCAGTATTGCGAAAGAAGATCTGGGAACAACAAAAACTACAGAGATTTTGTATTCTAAAATTTCTGATATCAGCAATATTATAATCACGGATACAAAACAATTATATACTGTGTCTACATCAGAAGCGGATTTTGATGATGAAACGCATACAATGGCGCTGGAAATTCAGAGTTTCAGTGTGAATACAAGTGAGAACAGCATCTCAGGAGCAGACAGTGTATATGCAGAGGATACAAATTCCTTTTCTGTACAGGGAACATGGGGATCATATATTGACGAATGGGTAATTGAAGATAACACTGCAAAAGCGGAATTTTCAGATGGTAAGAATACGAATACAAGCTGTGTAATTAAAGCAGCAAATGGAAATGAAACAGCATTTACCCTTATAGCCAAAGCAAAGGGAAATGAGATTGCAAGAAAACAGATAGATGTTATCCGGAAAGACACAAATCTTGAGGTGACGTGTAGTAATGAGTTACAGTCATGGGGCACTCCGGTAAAAGTTACTTTTAAACTGACTTCTAACGGACAGGCAGTTGCGGGAAAACAGATTCAATATCAGTATATAGACGGAAAGAACAATCAGATAACAGGAACGTGCCCGGAACTGACAAATGAAGAAGGTGTGACAACTGCGGAAATTACCTTAAATAGTTATCAGAGCACAGTTGAGGTGACCGGAA is part of the Blautia faecicola genome and encodes:
- a CDS encoding helix-turn-helix domain-containing protein, translated to MQEEDFAKRLSALRQEKGASARDMSLSLGQNAGYINNIENGHNLPSMTVFFYICEYLGITPKEFFDYDNESPDTTRQLLEALTKIDKETLAHLTAIILALSKK
- a CDS encoding alpha-L-rhamnosidase, translated to MEFQAKWIRTSEETGGVCPVFRKGWKTEKKVERATLYLTALGVYEAHLNGKRVGKYVLAPGWTAYDKRLQYQEYDITDLLREENELTVTLGKGWFRSPMPGWQDTPDKLQRIGRPGGILGGVHIVYMDGSEEVIVTDQSWIWGESRIRFSEIYDGEFCDDTFVTKEWNTVKEFAWSKEILIPQEGEEIREQEVVAAKSVFRTPAGEMVVDFGQEITGYVEFTVDAHAGDRIHILHGEVLDAEGNFYNANYRSAKAEITYICSEGTQTWHPALTFFGFRYLLLDEFPGEATPEQFRGIAVYSDIRKTGEIQTSDPALNQLISNIFWGQRDNFLDVPTDCPQRDERLGWTGDAQVFTKTASYNFDVERFFTKWLHDLAADQMENGAVGHVVPDYLVGGNASAAWADAATICPWQIYQTYGNPQILKDQFTSMKKWVDYVTNHTTTPCLWTGGEHFGDWLGLDAPQGSYKGSSREDFIASAFYAHSTELVVKAGHVIGEDVTAYEALHENIVETFRNTYPDYRTQTEHILAVQFGLAEDCQKTADALAQMIRDDGCQMRTGFVGTPYILHVLSNYGHTDLAYTLLCRKEYPSWLYAVGKGATTIWEHWDGIMENGEFWSTDMNSFNHYAYGSVADWIYEQAAGIRVVEEHPGFEKAWIQPKPGDQLEWLGASIETRHGKISSRWTHTDDAIRYEIVTPVPAQIVIGEKEYAVEPGKYIFWE
- a CDS encoding serine/threonine protein kinase, producing the protein MLEIGSVIDGKYKILNQIGQGGMSVVYLALNERANKTWAIKEVRKDGVQDFATVKQGLIAETDTLKKLNHKYLPSIIDVIDDEDTFLIVMDYIEGKSLNKVLKESMEQTGLPIGIEDVLSWGIQLCDVLNYLHTREQPIVYRDLKPSNIMLRPNGEITLIDFGTAREFKIENIEDTTSLGTPGYAAPEQYGSQNHKGKARPQSDIYCLGATLHHLITGRNPAESPFHFLPITQCRTTLLEETPREFRNELLGLEMILTKCTQQEPEQRYQNCAQLQYDLEHPEELGLPYRRKLKNKMLAFSASLALAAVLGAGSLTGAALAKNTETSGYDYYVESAQTASTQEKLICYKKAIALNPEAEDAWLGLVNAVGEDNTFTSEEESYILSILSSRDNGRTKDNKTLFQKNEAGYVRFAYNMGMLYYYTEGTGQNKASAGGWFDIVSKADLNSLDLGEDEDKKTAWKTRSDILGKISAYNSKIGQTNQAGDAQVSYKDYWEDLMALMSDDIAGQDNVITELRLYNEIVYQICTHYDAFREAGLTQNKMQEALDRITEAVNAADVTDNPVAKELKENILDAAVLGEKQIQAMFAANAVTPSEGGEE
- a CDS encoding PP2C family protein-serine/threonine phosphatase codes for the protein MADHTDVGIKKKTNQDSYMIKEAQTKLGRVFFCVLCDGMGGLANGELASAAVIRAMEQWFETDFPQILRQVTDVEEILEKVKNNWYGTANVLNLQLAQYVEGTGKRMGTTIVALLMIKNEYFIMNVGDSRAYAISNQVYQLTKDQSLVQQQIDLGRVRPEDAERHPQRNVLLQCIGASEEVLPDFYRGTVLPGTLFLLCSDGFRHEISEQELFMQLNPSGLVNEERMKERLVYLTELVKSRREMDNISAVAIKAVQEG